DNA from Tripterygium wilfordii isolate XIE 37 chromosome 15, ASM1340144v1, whole genome shotgun sequence:
ACAAATATAGATTATATATGAGGATCCTTGgtatgtgtgcaagatttcgaAAGAGTGTGAAAAATGCTTCTTcttacttgtttttttttttggacaaaatggtacttttcatccctcaactattggtcaGGTTTCATTCTTatcccttaactttttttttcacccTTTTTCATCTCCAACTATGAAAAAGTACCATgtttgtccctcgaataaatccaaCGATGGCAAAATCCAATGTAACATCCTATTGTTCTTCAGATCAGATTTTTCCGACGTGTCACACAGGTGCCACGCAAGTATTTCTCAACCCTAATCTCACTTGaaaaacgaaaatgatacttttcaatggttgagggacgaaaatgagagaaaaaaaaaagcttaggtaCGAAAATGAAACACACCCCATTATTTAGGGACGAAAAATACATTTTTTGCCCTTATTGTTTTTAATCAAAAGAATCATTTAACACATGCATCAAAAGCTTTATGGCCtccagaaaaaaaagaaatctttAGGGCCTATATAAACACATCCAAATGAAGAGCCAAACAACCAACAGAGTGAAAGGTTTTTATTAGTTGTGTTATTGGCAAAGAAGTATGTTTTCAAAGATTCAAGTTTTTTTCCTCCAAATTTTAGGGCTTTTGTTGTTGGGTCGTTTCCTTCATTGCCATGGCTTGGCTCGCCATACTTTTGTGGTAtgttctaatatatatatatacacacacatatatatgagtcTATATTGTAGAAACAAGAATGATGTATTAAATTTGTGGTTTCTTTTCTAGGAAATTTTCAGGTGATGATTAGGGTACTGGGTAcattattttgttattatttataattatataaataacaATAATGCATTGCATAGTTTCTTTGGTAAAATGCATATATTCATAGCAATTAACTTGTGGAGCTATATGAGAATTCAAAACTAAACAGGtttgtaataatatatatatatatatatacacacacacacatatatatatatatatattttttgtatatatatacatatatatatatatatttatttatagctTCAACTTAAATGCAGATAAAAGAAACTACATACTCAAGGCTGTGTAGCAACAACACCATCTTGACTGTCAATGGAATGTTCCCTGGTCCAACTCTTCATGTCAACACTGGAGATACCATCATTGTTGATGTCTATAATGAGGCCAACTACAACATCACCATCCACTGGTATATATgcccataatatatatatgtgtgtgtgtgtgacatgtacataaataaattgacaattttcTTGGCAGGCATGGAGTGAAAATGCTTAGGTATCCATGGACAGATGGTCCTGAATATATCACACAATGTCCAATTCAACCAGGTAGCAACTTCAGCCAAAAGATCATATTTTCTGATGAAGAAGGTACTCTTTGGTGGCATTCTCATAGTGACTGGTCTCGTGCTACTGTTTATGGTGCCATCGTAATTTCACCAAAGAATGGAACTAAGTTTCCCTTCCCCACGCCTGACAAAGACGTTCCCATCATTTTAGGTATGTTACTAAACGTTCAAACTTATAGGAATGGTGAATCTTAAAAAATCTTATGGAGCAATACCCTTATTGGAACGTTCAAACTTTTGTGTCAACCGGGTCTGATTGTCCGAGTTTAGGCATATATTGGATGTCCAAAAAACAAACTAATATGATGTCATTCTTCGTTACAAAAATGAATCTTAAGGAACCCTAGCAATATACGTTTTATAAATCATTCTTTATTACTCAGgagtcactttttttttttattaatgcagGAGAATGGTGGAAGAGTGATATAATGGAGGTTTATAAAGAATTTCAAAAATCAGGTGGAGACCCTAATTCTTCTGATGCATATACTATTAATGGTCAACCTGGTGATCTTCAACCCTGCTCAGGTtaattacacacacacatatatatatatatacacacatatatatgtatgtatgtatactcaATTTCAACTAATAATCATCTGATTCTCCtgaaatcggatttaaattcaataactcatatatatatatatatactcaatttCAACTGCAGATGCATTTAAGCTAATGGTGGACCATGGCAAGACCTACCTTCTTCGCCTAATCAATGCCGCCCTTCAAGAAATTCTCTTCTTCGCTATCCGAAACCATAACCTCACCGTTGTTGGCATCGATGGTGCCTACACCAAGCCGCACACATTCGATGTAATCGCGATTTCACCGGGACAAACCATTAATGTTTTATTAGAAGCCAACCAAGCTTTAGACCACTATTACATGGCTGCAAAAGTATACACAAGTGTTGATAGGGAAGAGTTTGAAACCATAAACACTACTGCAATCATTCAATACAACGGAACCTACACACCATCTTCAAGTACTTCCTTACCTTATCTTCCTAGCTATAACGACACCAACGCACTGGTCAATTTCACGAAAAACCTAAGGAGTTTAGCCGATAATAATCACCCGATTTCGGTCCCATTAAACATAACTAAACGAATGCTTTTCACACTCTCTATGAACAGAGTTCCTTGCGAAAATGACTCATGCACGGGGCCTGATCGAGGGAGACTTGCAGCTAGTGTTAACAACATTAGCTTTGTTTTTCCTGAGACGAACATATTAGAAGCTTATTACAACAACATTAGTGGTGTATATGGTGATAACTTTCCTAGTTATCCACCTACGATATTCAATTTTACGGGGGATGACATTCCGGAGGCATATAAAATACCATGGAATACAACTGAAGTGAAAGTTTTGGAGTATAATTCAGAAGTGGAGCTCGTTTTTCAAGGGACAAACTTGGTTGGGGGTGGTGATCACCCAATGCACTTACATGGTTATAGCTTTTATGTGGTTGGACGGGGACCTGGGAATTTTGACAATGAAACAGACCCTTCATGTTTTAATCTTGTTGATCCTCCACTGCAAAACACAATAGCGGTCCCTAAGAATAGCTGGGTTGCCATAAGATTCAAGGCAGATAATCCTGGTATGtagaattaattaatataattctTTACATATGTTATATATTGtgtgtttgattgatgtgtaTGCAACTCTATTGCAGGAGTGTGGTTCATGCACTGCCATCTAGAGCGTCACTTGTCATGGGGCATGGATATGGCATTCATTGTGAAAGATGGCGAAGGCTCTGATCAAAAAATGCTTCCACCACCATCTGATATGCCACCATGTTAAACTAAGTTTAGGGTTCAATTCCTCAAGGGAAATTGTGGTGTGGTGTTCTTTAATTCTAGAATTGTTGTCTGGATTCAAAGGGTTGGGAGTTAGATTGTTCGCGGTTGTACTCTTAGCCCCTGCAATAAAGTCAAgtgttttaacttttatgaTTCCTCCAAGACATTTATTCCTTTAGCTTTGTGAATTCAAGAGTACTAGAAAATGGAAAGTACTCGACTATCAAGCAAAGCAAAAAGGAAATAAACCAAAGGGAGTGGTAATATTTAGGGGATTCGGCATATGCTAGCCAAGATCGAGCTTCATGAGACAAAAACTCATAAACATACTCGTTACACCTAAAACCAAGCTCAAAAAGCTAGCAAATGGACTAACAAGCCTAGTGTATAAAAACAATCATGATCTCGTTGCCTCGGGTGTCATAAcacaattctattcatagaaaTCAATTAGCTTATGTTGAGAATAGCTAGAAATCATGATTGATTGCTTTCTACATCAGCACATGACTTGTGTCAATTTGTTGCTATGTGACTAAGAAAATAAACACCGCCTCTGTTTTTGTAGGGTAAACTACTTTGTACAACATATTGGGAAAAGATTGAATTGTTTGTCGCATTGTTTAATGTAGGTCTATATCGAAGGATCGTGCTTAACACAAGAGGAGGTAAATTTGTATCCCCAAATTTCACTTGGAatctttttttacaatttcaaacaaatcaatatcacaaataacaagtagcacacaaattggacttctaatgattatcctaatcaattcCAATCTTTAATCTTTGATTTGTCTCTACACATTCTCCACCATTGAATCAATCTTCAATCTTTCAATCTTTGCCTTCCATCTTTCTTTAAATCTTGGCCCCTGATGAATTTTGAACAATCAAATCTCCGCCCTACAATTTCGAACCGTTGGAACAATATGCAAAGGTGAGAACTTTACTTCTTCATATATTAACCATTAGATCAACATGTATTGGCATAAATCTTGACCATTTACACTATCTTTAATTCTCAGTCATGGATACAAAtatactatgtcatcttgtcccttcattttgccTCCAAGAATCAAATAAAATCTTCTTTGGTTAATGCTTGTTTGGAGAGCCCAAAAAGTCTTCATTATAGCTCAAGTTTTGAATAAGAGAATACCAAACAAAGATTATACCAAATGTAGAATGAAGTACTAGACTTGTTCACATGTTGAGCCAAATATAGAAATCGATAATGAGGCCTTTTCTCCTCCTAGTATTTTTtatctctcctctttctcttcaaaaTCACGAAATGTTGTCACTGCACATACGCCAATAGATCTGAAATTGTCAAGATCGATTGCACTTTAACTTTGTTATTAAAAAGGAGTGTTGTCCATAGGAGCCGATCGATCGCCATTTGCCTCTGAACCCAAAATCtaactttttcttcatttcatgCAATCTCACTTCCATGATTGGTTCAGTAGCTTCACTATGTCCCCAATGCATAGCCCTAAGGCTTGTTTCAATCAACGCATCATttccttagtggaaagttggcaaacataggatttttcatggtttcctagagctccaagctcattcttgaaAATCGAACTTCAATTCCACTTGTCCAAATTGAATCTTGAGTGATTAACTTACAAAGAAATGGAAGGTACAACTCCCCAATTTATTTaaactcaaagagcttcatataaaGCGCATAGGTtaactaaaatacagacaagccaagaaaattctaattcatgcatgataaatcatatttttcatGTTAGAATGTGTATACAAAGTTTCATAATAATTGGGTAAGGTTTCATCACTCAACAAAGCAAGTAGCTTAAAATAGTCCAAAATCGACATTCTTTATTTAAGTATGCAGCTACTGCACTGTGTAGCCCCTATATGTGGTGGAAAAATTTGGCCGTTAAGTATTCATATGAAAGATCACAGAGAATATAATGCACATAccaaatttcaattcaattgatttgcaaATGACAAAGTTATGGCCTAACCAAGTTGACTACACAAATAGGGCACATATAATCAACTCAATCTAAATGACATTTTATCTCAAACCATTCCTAGTCAAACATGTCCATGATGATGAAACTAAGGTGCATATTAAATATCATGTCAATcgaagttcatttggttcaccacgttcacaaaggaACGCATTTACACAAAATCCTAGTTTTGGTAGAATTAAAGCATATTACCAAATTTGAGTGTAATGCACTTAATTTCACTTGATTCTTTTCCTGGGACATAGATTAGACATTTATGGACATCTAgctcaagtttcaagtcatttggacctaagttgatTTAATCATGATGGTTGGAGGATTGATACCCTAACGTAATCCATATTCATTCATTTCCAAAACTGAATTTtcagtattatatatatcaagCATATATGGATGTCAAATTCTAATAGAAATAAGCATTAAGTGCATGTGATCATATAAACCAACAGAATGACAcattcatttaaattcaattctcataaatcaaatatttcaatatcatttacaaatgttttaatatcatcaaaatcaaatacatataaaatctATTGGAAGGTACCCAAGATGGGTTAAAACCCCTCCAATGAGGTTACAACTACACATTGCAGTTGAGGGAAGGGTCAAGGGGAGTTACAACTCTTTGATGGGAGTTACAACCCTATTGGCATACCCCTTGCATGCACTCTCTCAACAAGAACGAAATTAACTACAAAGGATCTCCCCTAGAAGGCCTCTCTCAAACAATAAGGGTTGCATTTAATCTGTGATGCAAATGTATGTTTAATGATGTTCATTGTGATGTATTTTAGACCATCATACATAAGATCTTGGTAAACttgcatgaaattttttttttatgcatgtTGAGTATGATCATATGATCCAACATTGATATCGGAACAAGTTTTACATGTATTTCCGTTAATTTACATATTCATGAAGTGTGTAACAAGCTTTCAAATCGTGTATTATATGTCAAAATCGGACTTGAAATGAGGGAGAAATAGGTTTTCAAAGTAGGTGGTTTGAAACTAAAACACTAGTTAAAAATTAGGATTTTCTTGTGGATGAAAAAGACCTCAAAAACAAAAGCCCACTCTTGGGTGGAGGAGAGGCTGTCATACATAGAGCCCTATTTTGATAAAACGAGCACAACAATGGATTTAGAACAAAAAATCAAGTCTTGAGTGTGAAATTTTTGCAGTATTTAGAACCCAGGAACGTGTCGCGTGGGGCCCGCGCACCACCTATGGCGCATCCGTTGACTTTGTAGAAAATACTGAAATGCTCAAAATTACATTTTGATTTTTCTATAGTTTGTAAATAATTTTTTGACCATGAAGAAAGATTGTTGTTTTATGAGTAGAAAAATgttagaaaatttttaaaaaaatttcagattggtcaaaaattatgaaaattttctaaaaaattattGATGAGCATTTTTAATATTGTGGAAGTTATTAAATTTGAGGCCCcagtgatttttttaaaaatactaaatatactataaattattaaattcttGACAAGTTAAGCCTAAGCCTAAGGCCCCCAATAAACAAATTTGAGGTCCCcaatccattaatttttatcCAGCCCACTAACTAGttttgacccaacccaacctcaTAAATCTTAGGCCCTaagttattttgtcatttatCAAGCCCACCTACATCTAAGCCACTCAAATCCTCTCAATCTCTCAATACCACTCTCATTGTGGATAAGAGCCCTACGCCCACTACCCACTCCACTTCGAAGATATATTTTGTATCCCTCGTATTTAGGGATGGCAATTCGTGCCCGACCCGTCCTGATTCGCATGGATTTTCTCCGATCCGAGACTTGTGCTAGGAGGGGACGGGGGCAAAAATTTTCAACCCGAGCGTGGCGTggcggggcgggggcgggtaTGCCGCTCGCTCCGACCCGCCCCGCCCCGCAATACATGTTtatgtacataatatatatatataagatttcttttataatatagataaatatttgtttatctaaacatatattaatttgatattattattaaaatcaaagtaaccccTAAACTTCTTTAATAAGTCTTAAATCTAAGTACTTAAACATTAAAaccttatacataatatttacaatactcctatactcttaattagattgattattgaaaaaatattgataaaaacataaaacccaaaatcttaaattaaatatagtctactcctaattcaattgaagtgatgttgaaaaaaaaattaaaaatccctaaaccctaacttaaattgacttgatttgaacacattgattctaatatagtaataaactaataatgtcaaaagagagatttgaatgcttagttttaatccaatataaataatctctaaaccctaagcactaaataatccatgaaccctaaacccctaaacctaagtactaaataattcataaaccctaatcCCTAAACCTGagcgctaaaccctaaaccatatatttaatccaatataaataatccctagaccctaagt
Protein-coding regions in this window:
- the LOC119979815 gene encoding laccase-15-like — encoded protein: MVNLKKSYGAIPLLEREWWKSDIMEVYKEFQKSGGDPNSSDAYTINGQPGDLQPCSDAFKLMVDHGKTYLLRLINAALQEILFFAIRNHNLTVVGIDGAYTKPHTFDVIAISPGQTINVLLEANQALDHYYMAAKVYTSVDREEFETINTTAIIQYNGTYTPSSSTSLPYLPSYNDTNALVNFTKNLRSLADNNHPISVPLNITKRMLFTLSMNRVPCENDSCTGPDRGRLAASVNNISFVFPETNILEAYYNNISGVYGDNFPSYPPTIFNFTGDDIPEAYKIPWNTTEVKVLEYNSEVELVFQGTNLVGGGDHPMHLHGYSFYVVGRGPGNFDNETDPSCFNLVDPPLQNTIAVPKNSWVAIRFKADNPGVWFMHCHLERHLSWGMDMAFIVKDGEGSDQKMLPPPSDMPPC